A single genomic interval of Desulfovibrio sp. X2 harbors:
- the gltA gene encoding NADPH-dependent glutamate synthase has product MPFQAPSERIKNFKEVALGYTTTLAMEEAKRCIQCKKPGCVSGCPVEVPIPQFIAYLAAGHVEDAYKVIKSTNSLPAICGRVCPQEIQCEGSCVLGKKGQPIAIGRLERFVADEYLHRDACDLLSDGGRPACPYIDPQKKVACIGSGPSSLTVAGYLATRGCKVTVFEALHEAGGVLIYGIPEFRLPKTAIVHKEIHALKQLQVEFVLNAVAGKTFSVQELFDQGYKAVFLGVGAGLPKFLNIPGENSIGVFSANEYLTRANLGRAYDFPNYDTPIYCGRSVTIYGGGNVAMDAARTALRLGAEKVSIVYRRTVDDMPARHEEIEHAIEEGVHMECLASPLEFLADEGGKLRAVRLQRMELGEPDASGRRSPRAVPGDVYEMETDLAIVAVGTRSNPLLLENESALETNERGYLLVDEETCETSMPNVFAGGDIVTGAATVILAAGAGRKAAKEIARRFGLD; this is encoded by the coding sequence ATGCCGTTCCAGGCGCCGTCCGAGCGCATCAAGAACTTCAAGGAAGTGGCCCTGGGCTACACCACCACCCTGGCCATGGAAGAGGCCAAGCGCTGCATCCAGTGCAAGAAGCCCGGCTGCGTCTCCGGCTGCCCGGTCGAGGTGCCCATCCCCCAGTTCATCGCCTACCTCGCCGCCGGACACGTGGAGGACGCCTACAAGGTCATCAAGTCCACCAACAGCCTGCCCGCCATCTGCGGCCGCGTCTGTCCGCAGGAGATCCAGTGCGAGGGCTCCTGCGTCCTGGGCAAGAAGGGCCAGCCCATCGCCATCGGCCGCCTCGAGCGCTTCGTGGCCGACGAGTACCTGCACCGCGACGCCTGCGACCTGTTGAGCGACGGCGGCCGCCCGGCCTGCCCCTACATCGACCCGCAGAAGAAGGTCGCCTGCATCGGCTCCGGCCCCTCGTCCCTGACCGTGGCCGGGTACCTGGCCACGCGCGGCTGCAAGGTCACGGTCTTCGAGGCCCTGCACGAGGCGGGCGGCGTGCTCATCTACGGCATCCCCGAGTTCCGCCTGCCCAAGACCGCCATCGTGCACAAGGAGATCCACGCGCTGAAGCAGCTGCAGGTGGAGTTCGTGCTCAACGCCGTGGCCGGAAAGACCTTCTCCGTGCAGGAGCTCTTCGACCAGGGCTACAAGGCGGTGTTCCTGGGCGTGGGCGCGGGGCTGCCGAAGTTCCTGAACATCCCGGGCGAGAACTCCATCGGCGTCTTCTCCGCCAACGAGTACCTGACCCGCGCCAACCTCGGCCGCGCCTACGACTTCCCCAACTACGACACGCCCATCTACTGCGGCCGCAGCGTGACCATCTACGGCGGCGGCAACGTGGCCATGGACGCCGCGCGCACGGCGCTGCGCCTGGGCGCGGAGAAGGTCTCCATCGTCTACCGCCGCACCGTGGACGACATGCCCGCGCGCCACGAGGAGATCGAGCACGCCATCGAGGAAGGGGTGCACATGGAATGCCTCGCCTCGCCCCTGGAATTCCTGGCCGACGAGGGCGGCAAGCTGCGCGCGGTCAGGCTCCAGCGCATGGAGCTCGGCGAGCCCGACGCCTCGGGCCGCCGCTCGCCCCGCGCCGTTCCCGGCGACGTCTACGAGATGGAGACCGACCTGGCCATCGTGGCCGTGGGCACGCGCTCCAACCCGCTGCTCCTCGAGAACGAGTCGGCGCTTGAGACCAACGAGCGCGGCTACCTCCTCGTGGACGAGGAGACCTGCGAGACCAGCATGCCCAACGTCTTCGCGGGCGGCGACATCGTCACCGGCGCGGCCACCGTCATCCTGGCCGCGGGCGCGGGCCGCAAGGCCGCCAAGGAGATCGCCCGC